The nucleotide sequence AGTCGATGAGAGGCACCTGTTTTTTGTGCCCCCGCAATATCACAACGCCACCCGTACAGGAATCCATCAGTTCTTGCAGGATCATGGTCTGCATCCTACCACCGATCCAATCCCTGGACGCTGGATTCTTGATATCGAAGCCCCATGGTTGAACAAATGACAGCGATGAGAAAAGAAATCAAATGGAGTCAACACGACTAGATACTTACGGTGGTATTGTCTGCTACCTTGGCCAAGAAAAGCTGATGGAACAGATCATGCGAGGGCAGATTCAGTTGCCTGATGTTGAAAGATCTTTACTGAATCCGTTTCCGCCTGTGTTAGTTCCGATTTGGGCTACAGGCGCGCGAACCATTGTGGGTTTGTGGAAGCACTGGTTTTCTGATCGGCAGCCTACCTTTGTAGAGTTCTACGGAACCACTGTTTATGGTAGCCGAAATATGGCCTTTGAGCGTGGGCGGACGCTTACGCAGGTAATTTACCTTCAACTGTGCCATTCTATCATGGTTGCCGAAGGCATGAGCGAGGAGATCCGTGACTGTGCGTATGCATGTGGTATAAGCGATATTGATGAAGCCGAAGAATTGTTGATGCGGGCAGGTGATGAGAAGGGGTTTCGATCACACGCCGAATTTGTTGGCAAGCTACCCCTATCGTTCTTTGATTGTGACAACCAGACTGATTACACTGGCGATTTTCCTACCAACTCTGTAGCTTCCAGCACTGCTGAATTACAACATTGCTGTGTGCATGAAATCCACTCTGGCTTCCAGAATTTGGAACCAGATTACACTTTGAGAGAATTCGTCGCACAAAACCCTAACTCGCCGGAATGGTTCCGCACAACATCTCAAAGCGAGCTCTTTGAGCAATTGCTCACTGCTAACGACTTAGAGGGGGCATGGATGTGTCTGAACTCACCTGGGTGGACTCTTGCTAACGCTCGTCAAGCTATCACTCACCTTGCTGCAAGAGCAAATGACACTGCATTTTCGTCATTGGCAACTACTTGGGTGAATCTGCCATTTGCAGATGACGAGACGATTTGAGCGTCTGAATTCGACTTTGCTTCACGATCTTCTCAGTCTGTAGCGGTTTGAAGTGTTTCCATTGCTTGTACACCAGCACGCTTAACGGCTGCAGCTTGAGCTTTGTCGTTCGAGCTTTTGTTGACTGCTGAATCTCTCGGCAGGGGCGATCGCTCTCCTTCGAGAGATGCCCAAGCAATTATCTACATAGTAAATCGATTTCCGTCTTACGATTCTGGATAACCGATTTAGCTCTTTTATTGCGAGTGGGAGGAAGAAGAATTGAGCCCATTCGGATCCTCGAACGGCTAACATTGGATCAACACTGTATTGGGCGTCCTAAAAACTCACAACTGAACCTCAACCCCATCTGCTTAGTTATCCAGGTGGGTCCTGGAATCGCACTCATAATTCATGTCGCGATCAATTCCGCGAATAATCCAGCGATTGATATCCCGCAGCATATTGGGGTGGATCTGGTGGGTGGCAGGATAGGTATTGAGCGTCACATCCACACCGGCACTGTACAAGGAAAGAAAGTCACGGCGGGCGGTTTCCAGTGGGATTACTTCATTCGCAGCACCGTGGGAGATCAGAATCCGCAGATTTTCAATATTGTTCTGAAAGGGAGGCCCCACGTACTCACGGGGCAGGCTGCCATTAATCGCCACCAGGCCTGCCAGTTTTTCCGGATGGTTCAGTGCGACATGGTAGGCCAGATCGGCACCTTCCGCAATCCCAGCCAGAAAAATACGCTGCGTGTGGATATTAAAACTGCGTCGGGCGTGCTGGATGGCATGGAACAGGTATTGCTCCATTGCGGGCAGGTTGCTGCGAATATCCCCCCAACCGTATTGCAACTGACCGTTTTCATCAAGCTGCTCGGTGCTTTCCGGCCCACGCAGGGAGATGAAAATGTGGTTCCGATTGCTGATCTTGGGAGCATATCTTAAAATTTGCTCATCATTACTACCGTTCGCATGCAACATCACGATCAATGGATATGCATAACGAGGTTCGTATCCCGATGGAAAAAAGATCCGTATCTCCTTTCCTTCCCAAACCAGTTTCTGTGGTTGATTGAATCCTTCCGCAATCATGTGGTGAATCGAGCTGAACATCTGTAGGTGCCTAGTCTCCGCACTGCTTTTGAAAAAGCAGTGCATTGGGTTGTCATGAAAGCTGCCACCAGCGCAGTCGAGTCCTTCAACTTACGTAAACTGGCTTGGCATATGTACTTAGTTGTGCTGACGCACGCAAGTCTTGGAACTTTACTTCCGGTAGTGAAGCAAGTCAACGAAACACTTGAATCGAAATGGAACATTTTTCAAAGAGAAGTATGAATTTTCTCCAATTGTACGGATCGCGCGATATGGGCGAAAATCCCGAATGAATGGAAGATAGGATGACTTTGCGGGTTGGCAAAAGCTTGCAGGCAGAAAAATGGCCTTACAACCGCTACAATCGTTAGAATTTACTCATTTTGTCTTAAGATTGTAAAATCTTCCTAGCCGTTAAATAGCCCCAGATTTGCTCTATAGCGGCTTCAATGGATGTAACGCCTGTATCGATTGTAAGCTCTGGGTTAAGTGGGGCTTCATAGGGATCATCCACACCGGTGAAGCCCATTCCCTTCCCCGCTGCCACAGCTTCGCGGGCCTGTTTGTACAAACCTTTCGGGTCACGACCTTCGCACACATCAATCGACGTGTTCACGTAGATTTCCACAAAGGGAATTTCACCCGCTTTGTTTTCCGCATGTACCTTGCGGGCGGCATCGCGGTCTTTTCGGTACGGGCTGATGAAGCTGGCAATGGTAATCAGGCCGGAATCGGCAAACAATTTCGAAACTTCCCCGATGCGGCGGATGTTTTCTTCACGGTCTTCTGCGGAAAATGCCAAGCCGAACCGTTTGGCACTGGCTTCGGCATAGCCACGGGTTTCCATCAGCAGTTTGGGGCTGGCATTCAGGCCAAAACGAACGTTATCGCCATCCAGCACATACGACGCATGTCCTTGCTGGATAAGGACTTGCTCTAAAGCGACTGCCAGGGTACTTTTGCCTGAACCGGACAGCCCGGTGAACCACAAGGTGCAGCCGGTTTGCTTTAACAACCCCGCACGTTCGGTGCGTGTCACCGAGCCTTCGTGCCAGGTAATCTGGGTTGATTTAATCTCGCTCATTTTCCAAAACTCCATCGGAAAGGTTCAATTCAAACTAATCTAACAGCCTACGAAATTGGCAGCCGTGGAAGGAGGGGGGAGATTTGCAAGAAAAGGTAATACCTGGTAAAACGAAGGCTCGCCCTAACCCACCCCGGGGGAAAAAACTTAGTTGTTCTTTGCCATTTTCAGCTTTTATCTGAAAATCAGCACGGTTATTGGCGACCAAACAACCTTTCATTTGATTCAGCGATGATCTTCGTTTGATCGATCCAAATGACGTACTCTCCGGAATCTGCCTTGCGTATCCACATTGATCGAGTAATCGAATCTGTATCAAACCCATAACGAGAGCTTATTCGTTCAGCAATATCTGAGACAAGCGTTAAAGGGGGAATGACATTACGATTTACCAGATCAGCAAGGTCATCCAATCGATTAAAAATCTCCAGGTCCATTAGCCGTCCTTCGGCGAAGCAGTACTCGATGTTATCAAATACGAAACTCATTCGTTCATATATTTCACTGACTGGAAGACTGCCAGTGAGAACAGCATCGAATCGCTTTACGGAGTCCAGGTATATCGCACGATGCATCCATGTGGTCATTGATTGCCTCCCGTTTTTTGGAAGAGGTCTCACCGAAGAAATGAGTCTTGTGGTTGGTCGGGTTGTTTGATTGATATTGTACAGCTTCTTACCAGGTAAAGAGAAAGTTGGCGATTCCAGAGTGGGCAATGGTTCTGCTGCCCAGGAACAGGTCATAGTGCCAGTTCAGGCTCAGCGAGTCGGATATTTTCACTGCTGTTCCCACGCCTAGTTGGGCAAAATCGCGTTGCTGGTTTACCCCTTGAATCGGGAATGTGGTACCGGGAAGTCCTACCAGCATGCTTGTAAAGCCAAAGCCTGCATTGAGAAATTCGTGCACCCATGCTACGCGAAATTCCGGTTGAAAGTGGTAGCCACCGAGGGAATAATCGCACACCGTCCGCACCCCAAGAATACTACGCAGTGAGTCCGCACCGTCTGCAGCAGAAATGATGTTCAGCGCCCCAGCACCAGATTCCTGAAAACCATTCCGACGTGCATGCACATACTGCAACGCGGCATAGGGCTGGAAAGGGATGGAAAACATATCCACAGTGGTACCTGCCTCTGCGTAGCCGCTGGCAGTCATCCCGGAAAAATTCGAATTTGCGATCCGATTAATCCCTCCAAATTGCAGGCTGCGGTGGGCACGGTATTCATCGAAGGAGACTGCACCGATACCACTTACCCAGGAGCCACCGGCTGATTTTCGGCCATAAATCCCTAAATGGTAGCTGTTAATCGCATTGCGACTGTTGGCCCCAGTGGTATCCAGTCCGAGATATTCCACACTCCCTGCCAGACCCACGATCGCAGTGGGATCGAACAGATAGTCCAGCCCGAAACCAAAGCCAGTCAGGTTGTAGTTGTAAGCGGCTGCATTGCCATCATTCTGAACATCGCCGTACATCCCGTACGGTGTAAACCAACCTTTCAATACAGGTTCGCAGGCCACTGCGTTGCACTCACCTTCTTCCGGCATCTGCCCACGAATCAGGTTCTGTGTGGGCAGGATTTCCAGCGGCGTCCGCAGTCGGGTGGCCACCATTCGTAAAAACATCGATTCACGGTCAACCACCGCATTAAACAGGCTGCCGTAACCATCACCCGCAATCTGATTCAAGGCGTTGCATAGTGCCGGACCTTGCAGTGAATCTAAGGTCTGCAGCACATTGGTGGCATCTGGCCCAAAAACCTGATGGCGATTGAAGGCACCCGCAACAGATGTCTGGTTAAATGTGGTGCAGTGGGAGCCTAATTGGCCCCCCCGAAGTTGCAGCAACACGTCAGTGGGGGTGTAAAGCAGCACCGCCCGTAGACCGGATAAGTTGGGATCAGTGACTGCACTGTACTGACCAGTTACCCCGCCCGTAGTGCTGACAATGGTATAGGTGGTGCCTGCCGCATAACTGCCAGCTTCGGGCAGCACCTGAACCAGCCCACCCTGCAAATTGGCATTACTATTCACGCGAATCAGGTCGCTGGCACCTGCGGAGTTGATTTCAACCTGGTAAATGCTTCCTGCATTCGCCGTGTAGGTGCCATTGATGGTGAGGGTACCAATCGAATTTCCCGGTGCGATGATGCCACCTGCATTGCTGGTGACACCGCCTGTGCTGCCAGTCCCACCCAGCAGCCCACCGTTGATGGTTACCTGACTGGTAATCGAGCCATTAATGATCAGCTCACCACCATTAATAATGGTGGGGCCAGTGTAGTTGTTTGCCGCTGTGAAAATGGTTCGCCCAGGCCCATTGTGGATGACCCCACCAGACCCACTGATTTCATTGTTCAGGAAGTTACTGGTCGCCTGATTAAAGGTAAGATTCGCCTGATCCAGAAAAATTCCGATCCCCGATGCTCGCCCATTCATCCCATTTTGTGCGCCGAAATCGCCGGCACCACCCAAGCCAGGGGTTAAGGCTGATCCATTGATGGTGACATCCAGCATGGTAATAGTGCTGCCATTACGAACAAAGATAGCACCGCCTAAGGAACCACCGCCACCACCGCCACCTGTGGCAACGTCATCCGGTGAACCGGAACCACCATTGCCGCCGAATTCGCCACCAGCACCACCTGCACCTGGTTGCCCGGGCAATGTAGAACCACCTCCGCCACCGCCACCACCACCAAATCCGCCATTGCCGCCTGGTGCGGTCTGATTTTGATTTCCAATACCAGACGCACCGCCACCACCACCAAAGCCCCCATTCCCTCCAGGTGTGCCTGGGCCTGATACACTTTCCTGATCTCGCGAAGGGCCTCCGGGTGGGGCACCACCACCGCCACCTCCGAGGTCGCCTCCATTTCCGCCATTGCCGCCTAAACCTGCACCTCCACCCCCACCCTGGGAACCACCATTGCCCCCATTGCCTGTAACACTCCCTTCAAAGGATTGTCCTGCACCACCACCTCCGCCCCCACCGGGACCTCCAGAAGTACCATTGCCAAAGCCACCACCATTGCCACCATTATTCATCCCACCAGTGGTCACCATCCCGTTGCCAACAGTGCCTCCACCACCGCCACCACCCATGCTGGTGCCATCGGCTCCGTTGCCCGTGCTGCCACCTCCACCGCCACCAGCAGCTTCCAGACTAAAGCCACTGCCTGAGCCGCCATTCCCATTGAGGCCACCTCCGCCGCCGCCTCCGGATTGGCCAGCACCACCATTGCCATTCAGTCCACCGCCGCCTCCAGCGTCAAAACCAGAACTGCCACCAGCACCCCCAATGGCCTGATTGTTCAGAAAATTGACGCCAGTGAGCGTCAAATTGCCCTGATTGACGAAAATACCCCCACCTGCACCGAGGCCACCACCACCTCCACCAGTGCCACCAGCACCCCCGGTGGCACGTCCGTTGGCGACGCTCAGTTGGTGGATGCCCACGTTCACGTTGGGTGCGTCAACAAAAAACACCCGAGTGGCATTATTTCCACTCACTGTCAGCGAGCCTGCACCCGGCCCACGAATATCAACGGTATTGGTAATCCCCGGTAAGGCGTTGCTCAGGTTGATGGTGCCAGACGTGTTAATGAGAATTTGATGAGAGCCTGCACCCGCACCATTGGCGGCGAGAATGGCATCCCGCAGTGAGCCTGCACCTGCATTGTTGGTGTTCGTCACAACGAAATCGGCCGCCGAAAGGGAATTCCCAGCCAGAAATGTTGCGGCTAAAGTGACACACCGAATAATCGATCGACGCCACGGTGCAGGAATTGGAATCATGATAGTTTTCTCAGATTTGTGTCCGAATATTTCATCCTTATCGCTTTTTCGATCGAATTGAGTTTAATCCGTGTTGTCGGTGCGACACGATGAGTCCGCAAAATGTGAATATCGTGCCTTTTGGGCAGTTTGGGGAAAATGGGAAAGCGCAGTGCCGGGTTCTTTTCCCACAATTCCAGCGGGGTGCCACTTCCCAAAATAGTTGGAATCTCTAAACAATCTGTTTGATTTTTAACCATTTGGGGAATAGATATCATGGGTAATCCTGCAGGCATGCGCCGTAAGCAAAAAGAAAAGCGTCGTAAGAAACAAGATTTGCGCTTGGCTACCAAAGAAAAAGCAACTGAAAAGAAGAGCTAAGTGCAATTAGCAGACATGTCAGCTAATGATGTGTCAATTATTAATTTGCGTTTTTGACGAACTTAACTTACCCATTCTGGGTGCTCTTCTGCCTGATCCGTGCGTCGGTATCTTCAATCACTTTGTGATAATATTTTAATCTTTCCTCTGCATCGTTCAGCACCCCACCAAATGCCCGGCTGGGATCCAGATACAAGCGCGGAATTGGAACTTCCACAATTTTCAGCTTCAAATAGCTGGCTTGCACCCACAGTTCCAGTGGCATGCCCCAACCCGTTTCGTGGATGCACATTCTTTCCAGTGCGGCAGTTCGGTACGCTTTGAACCCACAGAACGCATCGGTGATGCCCAACTGATACCGACGATTGAGCTCTTCGGTCACTAACTGATTGGTGCGTCTTCGATCCATCGGTGCAGACTGATCGCTGGCAAACTGTTCCAGATATCTACTGGCTGAAACGATATCGGCCTGTGTCAGTTCCATTGTCTGCTTGAGCAGCGGTATCCGTTCTGGTTCGTGTTGGCCATCACAGTCCATCGTAATCAGATATTCATACGATTGTTTTTTTGCATACCGAAACAACGTACACAGTGCAGCACCATACCCACGATTTCTGGCATGCGTTACTCGTGCACATTGCGGAAATTCTTCGAGAATCTTACCAGTTTCGTCGGTCGAACCATCATTGACCACCACAACAGGCAGGTTGTGGGACAATGCCTGTTCGAGCACAGTTCGAATGTTTTTTGCTTCGTTGTAGATCGGAATACCGATTAACCATTTCATAAACGTACTCTCTGGGCAATACATACTATGCTAGTGGACGATGGCAAAGAGAATCCACATCAAAAAACAGCCCGTTTTTTCTTATTTGAGGGGTTTGGAAAAGTTTTTTCTGCCATTTGCAATCACATCGTCCCAAATATCTCCCAGGCCAGCCGATAGTTGCCGCCAATCGTAACGCGTTTCTACCAGTTGCCTGCCAGCTATTGCCTGGGACTGCAATTTCGCAGGATTGTTCACCGCACCAACAATTGCTTCTGCGAATGCCCTGGGGCACAACTGGCCACCCAATGTGGGCACCTGCGTGCAAAGGTGTTCGCTGACCTGCAGGCCTTCCGCACCGATATCGCTGGTGACCACCGGCACACCGTAAGCCATTGCTTCCAGAATTTTCAAGCGTGAGCCACCACCAATTCGAAGTGGCACCACCATCAGAGTGGCATTCCGGTAGTAAGGGTTCAGATCAGGCACGGTGCCGACCAAATCTATCCCCACGTGGGGAGGAATTTTCCTACAGAGCCAATCGGGCGGATGGCGACCTACAATTCGCAAAGTAATATCTGGCAATAGCTTACGTAAAATTGGCCAGACCGATACCACAAAATACACTACCGCATCCTGATTCGGTCGCCAATCGAGCCCGCCGACAAAGAGAAGGGAAGGACTTTTGACATCTACGGGCATTTGAAACGGAATTGAGGTCGTATCCACACCATTATCGATCACCACAGGCAGTGGACATTTTAATACCTGTTCGATGATTTGAGCATCCGCACTGCTGACAGCAACGGTGCTTGCTGCCGTGCGATATGCCCAACGTTCAAATGTGGCGTAGCGTTGGGCCTGTAATTGAAAAATTTTCTGTTTGATTCTGCTTCGTTCCATTGCCGCAAGTCGTTGCCAGATCAGTAGTTCCACATTGTGGGCATCGACAACGAATGGCACGGAAACCCCACGTAGATTCTGGGCATATGCCGACCATTCACAGTGGATCAGTGCCGGTGGATCTGTAGCACAGATTGTTGCAATGGCACGTTGCATTTCTGTGCTGCTGTGGCTGGCAACCGAATAGGGTAAGCGTGAAAAAAACAGATTTCTGAGAATATTGCCATAAAATCCCAGCCCAGACTTTTCCGGTGGGGCATAATTTAATGAGTGTGCGTCAATTCCCAACCTTGCGAAATGTTGTCTGGCAGGTTCGATTTCAGCAGCAATCGGATTGCGATGAGCCAACCACGTAACGCGAAACCTCCCCACCAGATTGGTAATCAGGTGGTAGCTTCGCAGTCGCTTGCCGGAATTGAGTGGCCATGGCAATTCTTCATCAATCACCAGGATATGAGGCTGACTCATTCAGTTATATAATCCATTAAATATATTCGATACTGGTTCTGTTAAGCCCACTCTGATTTTTTATTTTACTGGCAGATAACTGAATATGTAAAATTCACTCGAGTTGACACATTATCCTTGATGATGTCCCAGCTAACAGGTAGGAGTCGTGCAATGTGGAATCTTCGAGAGGAGATACTTTCTTCGAGTTTTAACAATCAAGTCGACGTAACTGAACTCGACACAACCGCTGTGGAATCACTTAGAGGCCAGATTCTGGCAAAGTTCGCTAGTGGGCTGAGTTCTTGGCCGGTTTGGATTTGGGAACATCTTCCTGACACAGCGATCTTGGTATTCGATGAGGGTTGGGGTATTATAGCCGAGTTTGCTTCAGATTCTCCCACCGTGCTTTTGCTTAATCCTCGCGACGAATCGGCAGGCTTCATGTTCCCAAGTGGTCAGTCAGCAAAAATTGTTCTTGCAGATTGTATTGGATTCGAGGTTTATTTCACAGACACTGAGGTCACTTATCTCTTAATCCACAATCATCATGATCGTGTTATAGGCTGTGGGCAAGCCAAAGTATGGATGGAGCAGTGTTTTCCCGAATTTTTGTGAATCTAAGGCGATTATGCTAGGGTCAGCATGGATATTGCACACTACGAGATATACTGGAAGTCAGGCAAGAAGTGGGAAACTGGCCCAGATGCGCCGCACATCGGATGGCAAACTGGCGGTAAGAGATCTTCGGGGGGAGGTAAGGTAAGATACGGTCCCTAATTCAAAACATGGCTGCCAATGATTGACCTTCCAGAAGATCTGCGAGACTTCCTGTCTCAAAGCGGCTCACTCGAATACGATACCGCAGAATCCTCGATTGGAGTCATCAGATTGAAATCCCTGGACGATCTTGCCGAATCGGTGATTTCGACTCATCCTTGTTGTCAATCGATCATTGATGATCCCTATAAATCTTTTGACGGAACATATCAGATCTCCGTTTGCAATTTGATAGCAGATTCCGATGATTATGATCCGAACGGTCTATTCTGCTGGATTCCTAAGCTTGCTACTTATGCAACCATCGATACCGATCACGGAGATATCATCGTCTTTCCGTATGTTACTTGGCATGAAATCGTGAAAAACCCTCTCGAATACCTTGATGTCCAATGGAATTTGACCGATGTTGGGACGCGAGTTTTGCCATGGCTATTCTTTCCAATGTTGTTGAAGGACGGCAGACTTATTGACCCGTATCCAAAACACTGCAAAATCCATGATCTTGCGATTACAACTCAAACGAAGAAGCATCACCCTCTATTCGAGATCTTCCGTGACGCAGATGTTGACAGATGGCTCGAAGCTTCTCGCAAGTACTTCCCACATGCAGGATTACCAGCATGCACATCGGAACTCTTATCTTGCATTGAATGCTTCGATCTTGAATTGCGCTGGGTAAACGAGATCGAAGAAACAACTCCACCGCTCGATGCAAAAAAGAATTTGGGGGGATTCGTCAACTGCCCAAGGTGTGGTCTTTGGTTTTCGCCAAAAGATTCCGCAGTGTTTTCTGAACGAATACACTTAACTTGTGGTCAAAAAATTAACGTGTTAGAAGTCGGCACGAAGTAAACAATGGTAAATGGCCACCGAAGAAGATACTGGAAAACTGACATTGGGGAACAGGAGCATATGGAGCAATCATTTCGCCATTGGCTGATTGACAACAATGAAGGTGCAATTGACGACGCGTTCTTCAACGAGGAGTGTCTTCATTTCTTTGCTATCGACTGGAGGGAAGACGCCGTCGACATTGTGCAAGATTGCGCTGGTTGCCTAAACAAAGACAAAGTCCAAGGGGAATGGCAGAATGATAGATTTGTGATCATCCGTAATGGCATCGAGACATCAGTTCCCCTATTGAATGATGATGCTGATAGAGACATCACGATTCGCACTTTGAATAATGTCCTTTCGCCGGACTACGAGATTCGCTTTTTAGTCTGTTCACATGGTAGCGATACTGCTGGATTCGCGGTGTTAAGTTCTTCAGAATGGCATACTTTAGAATCCGAACTGCCTGAAGTTGTCGACGCCAACTTCATTAAACTTTCAGCAATTCCGAATATTTTTTCAGAAATGACAGACGAACAACTGCCACCGGCAGCTCTCGCCCGTTTTCAACGAACTCTTGAACGCAATCAGAACGGATAAATTTCAAGGATTGTGATGAAAAATACCAGTTCCACAGGGTCCTGATAATTGAAGTGAACTTCGTTTGAAGTGGGTAATGAATTGACCGAAACAGTAAAAATTCGATCAATGACGATTGATGAAGACGATAATGGTCAAATTACATACCCGGGGCGGGTGCAGGGGCCGGGGCGGGACCACCACCTGGTGTGGGGCGTTGCAGTGGGGTGGTCTGTTTGCCTAATTTTGCCCCTGGAACATCAATTGTAATTGGTTCTGGTGCTGTGCCCAGCTCTTTCACATCAAGAGCCATGAGGACAGTCGCTCCCACAAGTGCCAAAAATGATATCGCCAGCAAGCCGGTGTAGGCATCGTTGCGAGGTTTCGCACTTGTTTCTTTAATTCTGGCCATCGTCCCACTACTCCCAAGTAATGCAAATCGAGCTGAGATTCAATTATCGACCTTTGGAAAATCCTGTGGTGACCGGATCACCTTTCTGCAGGATGTAGCGGCTTCGTGCCGGAGAAAATTTACCCGCTGAGAACTTCGGTTCTACCTGGGTTAATGTTAATTCGCCAAGATACAGATCGTCTCGATAGACAATCAGAACGTTACCGATGGACAAGCCAGAATCGGAACCAATCGAAACAACGGCAAGACCAGAGCTTGCAGTGCCCACCTCAACCACTTTCCCACTGACATTCAGTGGTGCGGGTTTGGCAGGAGGATTCAGCACCGAAGAAGAGAGTGTGCCAGAAGCACCCCCCGCAAATACCGAACGGGTTTCCAGTTCGTTATAACGCTGTTGCAAATCACCTAATTCGCGGCTGACGTTTCCTAACTTGGATTTCAGGGTTTCTGCTTCCAGTTTCGCTTCCACGAAGAGTTTCTTTTCTGCGTTGGTTTTGATGATCTGGTTTGCCAATTCCTGCTGCAGTTTGAAATTATCCTTCGCCATCACATCGCGTTCTTCACGCAATTGCTTCATTTCCGATTCAAACTTCTGCACCAGAGTGGTATCGGTAACTGAGGTCGCTTTGGCATCTGCAATTTCTTTATCTTTTGCAGCCAGTTGAGCCTGAAGTGCGGTAAATTGCTGTTTCAGAGTTTCCAGTTCAGTAGTTTTGCTGCTGTTGGTATCGGCAATTGCTTTCAGATCGTTGTCGTGGGCCGATTTTTCTTTCTTGTAGGCCACTTCAGCAGCTTCTGCCTTCACTTTCATGTCATCGTAAGCTGCTTTCCAGTTCGCACGGGTGGTGAGTACGTAGACAATCATTGCACCGGTCGCCACGCTAAGCAACATGATCATGAAAACGAGGATTTTCCCGAATACGGTCATTTTACTTTCCTCCGACGCACGGATGCCACCAGCCGCTACGCTTGAATCCTAATAATTGTTTGAACTTCCCCAACTGTCACCAATAACGCAAGTTTGACTGCTGTCAACTGATTTTTTTCGGAAGTTAAGTGTAAGTTACTCAACGCGAACCATTGTTAGAAGAAGTTTTTAGTTGTTCCAACTCTGATTTGCGGTTGCTCATTGAATTAAACCGCTTAATCAGCAGAACCGATTCTGCACTACGGTTAGTTACGAAGGAAGCGATGTAGTCCGCCTCTGCAACTGCACTTTTCGCGATATCGTTCTGTTCATTGATCTGCAGTCGAAGCCCTTTCACAAATGGATCGACTGTCCCCACGATTTCATCGTTGACGATTTTACGCTCCATCAGGTACTTCTGGTTCTGTACCTGTTCCATTTCAATCGATTC is from Zavarzinella sp. and encodes:
- the cysC gene encoding adenylyl-sulfate kinase, whose protein sequence is MSEIKSTQITWHEGSVTRTERAGLLKQTGCTLWFTGLSGSGKSTLAVALEQVLIQQGHASYVLDGDNVRFGLNASPKLLMETRGYAEASAKRFGLAFSAEDREENIRRIGEVSKLFADSGLITIASFISPYRKDRDAARKVHAENKAGEIPFVEIYVNTSIDVCEGRDPKGLYKQAREAVAAGKGMGFTGVDDPYEAPLNPELTIDTGVTSIEAAIEQIWGYLTARKILQS
- a CDS encoding autotransporter domain-containing protein; this encodes MIPIPAPWRRSIIRCVTLAATFLAGNSLSAADFVVTNTNNAGAGSLRDAILAANGAGAGSHQILINTSGTINLSNALPGITNTVDIRGPGAGSLTVSGNNATRVFFVDAPNVNVGIHQLSVANGRATGGAGGTGGGGGGLGAGGGIFVNQGNLTLTGVNFLNNQAIGGAGGSSGFDAGGGGGLNGNGGAGQSGGGGGGGLNGNGGSGSGFSLEAAGGGGGGSTGNGADGTSMGGGGGGGTVGNGMVTTGGMNNGGNGGGFGNGTSGGPGGGGGGGAGQSFEGSVTGNGGNGGSQGGGGGAGLGGNGGNGGDLGGGGGGAPPGGPSRDQESVSGPGTPGGNGGFGGGGGASGIGNQNQTAPGGNGGFGGGGGGGGGSTLPGQPGAGGAGGEFGGNGGSGSPDDVATGGGGGGGSLGGAIFVRNGSTITMLDVTINGSALTPGLGGAGDFGAQNGMNGRASGIGIFLDQANLTFNQATSNFLNNEISGSGGVIHNGPGRTIFTAANNYTGPTIINGGELIINGSITSQVTINGGLLGGTGSTGGVTSNAGGIIAPGNSIGTLTINGTYTANAGSIYQVEINSAGASDLIRVNSNANLQGGLVQVLPEAGSYAAGTTYTIVSTTGGVTGQYSAVTDPNLSGLRAVLLYTPTDVLLQLRGGQLGSHCTTFNQTSVAGAFNRHQVFGPDATNVLQTLDSLQGPALCNALNQIAGDGYGSLFNAVVDRESMFLRMVATRLRTPLEILPTQNLIRGQMPEEGECNAVACEPVLKGWFTPYGMYGDVQNDGNAAAYNYNLTGFGFGLDYLFDPTAIVGLAGSVEYLGLDTTGANSRNAINSYHLGIYGRKSAGGSWVSGIGAVSFDEYRAHRSLQFGGINRIANSNFSGMTASGYAEAGTTVDMFSIPFQPYAALQYVHARRNGFQESGAGALNIISAADGADSLRSILGVRTVCDYSLGGYHFQPEFRVAWVHEFLNAGFGFTSMLVGLPGTTFPIQGVNQQRDFAQLGVGTAVKISDSLSLNWHYDLFLGSRTIAHSGIANFLFTW
- a CDS encoding glycosyltransferase family 2 protein, translated to MKWLIGIPIYNEAKNIRTVLEQALSHNLPVVVVNDGSTDETGKILEEFPQCARVTHARNRGYGAALCTLFRYAKKQSYEYLITMDCDGQHEPERIPLLKQTMELTQADIVSASRYLEQFASDQSAPMDRRRTNQLVTEELNRRYQLGITDAFCGFKAYRTAALERMCIHETGWGMPLELWVQASYLKLKIVEVPIPRLYLDPSRAFGGVLNDAEERLKYYHKVIEDTDARIRQKSTQNG
- a CDS encoding glycosyltransferase family 4 protein yields the protein MSQPHILVIDEELPWPLNSGKRLRSYHLITNLVGRFRVTWLAHRNPIAAEIEPARQHFARLGIDAHSLNYAPPEKSGLGFYGNILRNLFFSRLPYSVASHSSTEMQRAIATICATDPPALIHCEWSAYAQNLRGVSVPFVVDAHNVELLIWQRLAAMERSRIKQKIFQLQAQRYATFERWAYRTAASTVAVSSADAQIIEQVLKCPLPVVIDNGVDTTSIPFQMPVDVKSPSLLFVGGLDWRPNQDAVVYFVVSVWPILRKLLPDITLRIVGRHPPDWLCRKIPPHVGIDLVGTVPDLNPYYRNATLMVVPLRIGGGSRLKILEAMAYGVPVVTSDIGAEGLQVSEHLCTQVPTLGGQLCPRAFAEAIVGAVNNPAKLQSQAIAGRQLVETRYDWRQLSAGLGDIWDDVIANGRKNFSKPLK
- a CDS encoding DUF6756 family protein, producing MWNLREEILSSSFNNQVDVTELDTTAVESLRGQILAKFASGLSSWPVWIWEHLPDTAILVFDEGWGIIAEFASDSPTVLLLNPRDESAGFMFPSGQSAKIVLADCIGFEVYFTDTEVTYLLIHNHHDRVIGCGQAKVWMEQCFPEFL